A genomic window from Scomber scombrus chromosome 18, fScoSco1.1, whole genome shotgun sequence includes:
- the cbx7a gene encoding chromobox homolog 7a, whose protein sequence is MELSSIGDQVFAVESITKKRVRKGNVEYLLKWQGWSPKYSTWEPEDNILDPRLVLAYEENQEKVRALAYRRKGLRPRRLVLRNIFAMDLRSAHKLPDKAPPRLRLSLTRSMSTDVDQGERGSMYCRQARRRSKFRASKLGPDGPSNKPIHPPRKKEESMEEDWGVTSEEEKQESEGTTEERREDSLYGQSECSSPPLLERQDLEMEVEEKVEADLRAVGTEMWTDRAGGGTSEIRLNETFACDQSKDSASVPEAGPGDAVTLGNRSEWDIGEEGMVSGSECLSHRSEGDVCQRNNTTTLIVSVQESSEAVGDATAVYAASEARIEEVRGDNQSVTMTTLGSQTDPAEAEHLGKVIVTKVTINSLTVTIKEATVAEGFFRGF, encoded by the exons ATGGAGCTGTCATCTATAGGAGACCAAGTGTTTGCTGTGGAGTCAATAACAaagaagagagtgagaaag gGTAATGTGGAGTACCTACTGAAATGGCAGGGATGGTCCCCAAA GTACAGCACTTGGGAACCAGAGGACAATATTTTGGACCCTCGCCTGGTTCTGGCCTACGAAGAGAA TCAGGAGAAAGTCAGAGCTCTGGCCTATCGCAGGAAAGGACTCAGACCCAGGAGGCTCGTGCTGCGG AACATCTTTGCCATGGACCTCCGCAGTGCCCACAAGCTCCCAGACAAGGCTCCACCCCGACTGCGCCTCTCCCTCACCCGCTCCATGAGCACAGATGTGGACCAGGGCGAGCGGGGCAGCATGTACTGTCGTCAagccaggaggaggagcaagTTTAGGGCGTCGAAACTGGGCCCAGATGGACCCTCAAACaaacccatccatccacccaggAAGAAAGAGGAGTCCATGGAGGAGGACTGGGGAGTCACCAGTGAAGAAGAGAAGCAGGAGTCTGAAGGCACCACTGAGGAGAGACGTGAAGACAGTTTATACG GTCAGTCCGAGTGCAGCTCCCCGCCCCTGCTGGAGCGACAGGACTTGgagatggaggtggaggaaAAGGTGGAGGCCGACCTGAGAGCAGTAGGCACAGAGATGTGGACTGACAGAGCAGGCGGTGGGACGTCTGAAATAAGACTCAACGAAACATTTGCGTGCGACCAATCAAAGGACAGCGCCTCCGTGCCTGAGGCCGGACCAGGGGATGCCGTTACCCTGGGCAACAGGTCAGAATGGGACATAGGTGAGGAGGGCATGGTGTCAGGGTCGGAGTGTCTGAGTCACAGATCAGAGGGTGACGTTTGTCAGAGAAACAACACGACCACGCTGATAGTGAGCGTTCAGGAGAGCAGCGAGGCAGTAGGTGATGCCACCGCTGTCTATGCGGCTTCAGAGGCACGGATCGAGGAAGTGAGAGGCGACAATCAGAGCGTTACTATGACAACACTAGGCAGTCAGACTGATCCAGCTGAAGCAGAGCATCTTGGGAAGGTGATTGTAACAAAAGTGACTATCAACTCCTTGACGGTGACGATTAAAGAAGCCACGGTGGCCGAAGGCTTCTTTAGGGGCTTCTGA